From the Azospirillum formosense genome, one window contains:
- a CDS encoding (Fe-S)-binding protein — protein MSHDGTTSRPDIERPAIDRPDSVYFFGTCLVDLFYPEAGMAGMELLKAQGVRVVFPQGQSCCGQPAYNSGYREEALKVARAQLDYFPGDWPIVVPSGSCAGMMSKHWPDLFKGEPDEARARQVASRVWELTQFLVQVLKVTFEDQGPPVRITWHASCHAQREMGVTDEPKALLRQLANVELVELQREKECCGFGGTFAVRHPEISAAMVGDKVADIENTGAKAVVSGDCGCLMNISGALEGGKKPVRGVHIAQFLKERTHG, from the coding sequence ATGAGCCACGACGGCACCACGAGCCGCCCCGACATCGAGCGGCCCGCCATCGACCGCCCGGACAGCGTCTACTTCTTCGGCACCTGTCTGGTCGATCTGTTCTATCCGGAAGCCGGCATGGCCGGCATGGAGCTGCTGAAGGCGCAGGGCGTCCGCGTCGTCTTCCCGCAGGGACAGAGCTGCTGCGGCCAGCCCGCCTACAATTCCGGCTACCGGGAGGAGGCGCTGAAGGTCGCGCGCGCGCAGCTCGACTATTTCCCCGGCGACTGGCCCATCGTCGTGCCGTCGGGCTCCTGCGCCGGCATGATGAGCAAGCATTGGCCCGACCTGTTCAAGGGCGAGCCGGACGAGGCCCGCGCCCGTCAGGTGGCGTCGCGCGTGTGGGAGCTGACCCAGTTCCTCGTCCAGGTCCTCAAGGTCACGTTCGAAGACCAGGGGCCGCCGGTGAGGATCACATGGCACGCCTCCTGCCACGCCCAGCGCGAAATGGGCGTGACCGACGAGCCGAAGGCCCTGCTGCGCCAGCTCGCCAACGTCGAGCTGGTGGAACTGCAGCGCGAGAAGGAATGCTGCGGCTTCGGCGGCACCTTCGCCGTGCGCCATCCGGAGATTTCCGCGGCGATGGTCGGCGACAAGGTGGCGGACATCGAAAACACCGGGGCGAAGGCCGTGGTGTCCGGCGACTGCGGCTGCCTGATGAACATCTCCGGCGCGCTGGAGGGCGGCAAGAAACCGGTTCGCGGTGTCCACATCGCCCAGTTCCTGAAGGAGCGCACCCATGGGTGA
- a CDS encoding LutB/LldF family L-lactate oxidation iron-sulfur protein has product MGESSVNFAKASAAALQDQQLRGNFRRAMDGLMSKRAVQFADTAEWNAVRALGASVRLRALSKLPELLEKLEANCTKNGIQVHWASTTDEANAIVLSIMQRVNAKLVVKGKSMVSEEMHLNAFLEKHGIESLESDLGEYIVQLDEAMPSHIIMPAIHMNTRQIAHLFKQKIKEAEYTEDVAQLTDLARRVLRKKFATADVGISGVNMAVAETGTLCLVENEGNGRMSTTVPPVHIAVMGLEKVVEKLEDVPPVISLLTRSATAQPITTYVNMISSPRKEGEKDGPNEIHLVILDNGRSGIYADEELRNTLRCIRCGACMNHCPVYTKVGGHAYQAPYPGPIGSILMPQVEGLEKRGELPHACTMCNACVEICPVKIPIVEIMGRLRSEAVHPGDAVRGAGSHASKAEAMVWKGWSMTYASPLAYQFATALLAKLGNAAPTSLPLLKEWTNVRAKPRFANRTLHALAREKGIPDV; this is encoded by the coding sequence ATGGGTGAGAGCAGCGTCAATTTCGCGAAGGCGTCCGCCGCGGCGCTTCAGGACCAGCAGCTTCGCGGCAACTTCCGCCGCGCCATGGACGGGCTGATGTCCAAGCGCGCGGTGCAGTTCGCCGACACCGCGGAATGGAACGCGGTCCGCGCGCTCGGCGCCTCGGTCCGCCTGCGCGCCCTGTCCAAGCTGCCGGAACTGCTGGAAAAGCTGGAAGCCAACTGCACGAAGAACGGCATCCAGGTCCATTGGGCCTCCACCACCGACGAGGCCAACGCCATCGTCCTGTCCATCATGCAGCGCGTGAACGCGAAGCTGGTGGTCAAGGGCAAGTCGATGGTGTCGGAGGAGATGCACCTCAACGCCTTCCTGGAAAAGCACGGCATCGAGAGCCTGGAAAGCGACCTCGGCGAATACATCGTCCAGCTTGATGAGGCGATGCCGTCGCACATCATCATGCCGGCGATCCATATGAACACCAGGCAGATCGCCCATCTGTTCAAGCAGAAGATCAAGGAAGCGGAATACACCGAGGACGTGGCCCAGCTCACCGACCTCGCCCGCCGCGTCCTGCGCAAGAAGTTCGCGACCGCCGACGTCGGCATCTCCGGCGTGAACATGGCGGTGGCGGAGACCGGCACGCTCTGCCTGGTCGAGAACGAGGGCAACGGGCGGATGAGCACCACGGTGCCGCCCGTCCACATCGCCGTCATGGGCCTGGAGAAGGTCGTGGAGAAGCTGGAGGACGTGCCGCCGGTCATCAGCCTGCTGACCCGCTCCGCCACCGCCCAGCCGATCACCACCTACGTCAACATGATCTCCAGCCCCCGCAAGGAGGGCGAGAAGGACGGCCCGAACGAGATCCATCTGGTCATCCTCGACAACGGGCGGTCGGGCATCTACGCCGACGAGGAGCTGCGCAACACGCTGCGCTGCATCCGCTGCGGCGCCTGCATGAACCATTGCCCGGTCTACACCAAGGTCGGCGGCCACGCCTATCAGGCGCCCTACCCCGGCCCCATCGGCTCGATCCTGATGCCGCAGGTGGAGGGGCTGGAAAAGCGGGGCGAGCTGCCGCACGCCTGCACCATGTGCAACGCCTGCGTCGAGATCTGCCCGGTCAAGATCCCCATCGTCGAGATCATGGGCCGCCTGCGGTCGGAGGCCGTGCACCCCGGCGACGCGGTGCGGGGCGCCGGCTCGCACGCCAGCAAGGCGGAGGCGATGGTGTGGAAGGGCTGGTCGATGACCTACGCCTCGCCGCTCGCCTACCAGTTCGCGACGGCGCTTCTGGCGAAGCTGGGCAACGCCGCCCCGACCAGCCTGCCGCTGCTGAAGGAGTGGACGAACGTGCGGGCCAAGCCGCGCTTCGCCAACCGCACGCTCCACGCCCTCGCCCGCGAGAAGGGGATTCCCGATGTCTGA
- a CDS encoding lactate utilization protein: protein MSEARNAILGKLRAGRDAHPLTPPESDFAVLRNKRWEGAERLERIKRMMEAVHTEFLETTEAGWPADVQAFLKAQGTRNLLFGPATEAGARLSAEWTADGPELVPYADRVETFKERLFDGIDAGITTTLGAIADTGSLIVWPTPEEPRLMSLVPHMHLALLRADALYDTFWQAMTENRWADGMPTNALLISGPSKTADIEQTLAYGVHGPKRLVVVVIR from the coding sequence ATGTCTGAGGCCCGCAACGCCATCCTGGGCAAGCTGCGCGCCGGGCGCGACGCCCACCCGCTGACCCCGCCGGAGTCCGACTTCGCCGTCCTGCGCAACAAGCGCTGGGAGGGGGCGGAACGGCTGGAGCGCATCAAGCGCATGATGGAGGCCGTGCACACGGAATTCCTTGAGACGACCGAGGCCGGCTGGCCCGCCGACGTCCAGGCCTTCCTCAAGGCGCAGGGCACCCGCAACCTGCTGTTCGGCCCGGCGACCGAGGCCGGGGCGCGCCTGTCCGCCGAATGGACGGCGGATGGACCCGAGCTGGTCCCCTACGCCGACCGGGTCGAAACCTTCAAGGAACGGCTGTTCGACGGCATCGACGCCGGCATCACCACGACGCTGGGGGCCATCGCCGACACCGGCAGCCTGATCGTCTGGCCGACGCCGGAGGAGCCGCGGCTGATGTCGCTGGTGCCGCACATGCATCTGGCGCTGCTGCGCGCCGACGCGCTGTACGACACCTTCTGGCAGGCGATGACCGAAAACCGCTGGGCCGACGGCATGCCGACCAACGCCCTGCTGATCTCCGGCCCGTCGAAGACCGCGGACATCGAGCAGACGCTGGCCTACGGCGTCCACGGGCCGAAGCGGCTGGTGGTGGTGGTCATCCGCTGA
- a CDS encoding DUF3108 domain-containing protein, translating into MTRVLLAAGLLALLPAAGSAATLELDFAAYGGGVSLARGSVVLTEEAEGGASRYRAALEAEAVPWLGLFTNFRYHAESAGRLEAGAAQPDRFRGERRLRRKQDIMTLTFGPDGVDVTADPPLSPDKAARVPPDSRRGSIDPLSAGAAVILTASRAGGCGGRYPVYDGRRRYDIIMTPQGKGDLPSSRYRIATGTAEVCAVTVRPVAGFQGDRDRDRFFAEGVERKATVWFARAPESGRVVPVTVEVPTDTMTVLVHTVGVKAGL; encoded by the coding sequence GTGACGCGAGTTCTCCTGGCCGCCGGTCTCCTGGCTCTTCTGCCGGCGGCGGGATCGGCCGCAACGCTGGAGCTGGACTTCGCCGCCTATGGCGGCGGCGTCTCCCTGGCGCGCGGCAGCGTCGTTCTGACCGAGGAGGCGGAGGGGGGCGCCAGCCGCTACCGGGCGGCCCTCGAGGCGGAGGCGGTGCCCTGGCTCGGCCTCTTCACCAATTTCCGCTACCACGCGGAGTCCGCCGGCCGGCTGGAGGCCGGCGCCGCCCAGCCCGACCGCTTCCGCGGCGAGCGCCGGCTGCGCCGCAAGCAAGACATCATGACGCTGACCTTCGGCCCCGACGGGGTGGACGTGACGGCCGACCCGCCGCTCAGCCCCGACAAGGCGGCTCGGGTGCCGCCGGACAGCCGGAGGGGCAGCATCGATCCGTTGAGCGCCGGGGCGGCGGTCATTCTCACCGCGAGCCGGGCGGGCGGCTGCGGCGGACGCTATCCCGTCTATGACGGGCGCCGCCGCTACGACATCATCATGACGCCGCAGGGCAAGGGCGACCTGCCGTCGTCGCGCTACCGCATCGCCACGGGAACGGCGGAGGTCTGCGCGGTCACCGTCCGCCCGGTGGCCGGCTTCCAGGGCGACCGCGACCGGGACCGCTTCTTCGCCGAAGGGGTCGAGCGCAAGGCGACCGTGTGGTTCGCCCGCGCGCCGGAGAGCGGGCGCGTCGTTCCCGTGACGGTGGAGGTGCCGACCGACACGATGACGGTGCTGGTCCACACCGTCGGCGTGAAGGCCGGCCTCTGA
- a CDS encoding GNAT family N-acetyltransferase: protein MSGDVKNNAAKHRYELTVGDATAVVEYEKRDGAIVFTHTEVPESMAGQGIGSALARGALEDARSSGQKVVPVCPFVAKYIQRHPEYQDLVVAEGGPST from the coding sequence ATGAGCGGGGACGTGAAGAACAACGCGGCCAAGCACCGGTACGAGCTGACCGTGGGCGACGCCACCGCGGTGGTGGAGTACGAGAAGCGCGACGGGGCCATCGTCTTCACCCACACCGAGGTTCCGGAGAGCATGGCCGGGCAGGGCATCGGCTCCGCGCTCGCGCGCGGCGCGCTGGAGGACGCGCGATCCAGCGGGCAGAAGGTTGTGCCGGTCTGCCCCTTCGTGGCCAAATACATCCAGCGCCACCCCGAATACCAGGATCTGGTCGTCGCGGAGGGCGGACCATCGACGTGA
- a CDS encoding alpha-amylase family glycosyl hydrolase, producing MADSFVADGFAWWQSGVIYQIYPRSFQDSNGDGVGDLPGILARLDHLQTLGVDALWVSPIYPSPMADFGYDVSDYTGVHPLFGTMEDFDRLLAELHRRGMKLILDFVPNHSSDRHPWFQASRSSRTDPKRDWYIWRDPAPDGGPPNNWLSEFGGGAWEWDAATGQYYYHAYLKEQPDLNWRNPALREVMLDALRVWLDRGVDGFRVDAIHHLIKDAQFRDNPPNPGWREGMSPVRRLIRLHTVDQPEVHDAIAAMRRVADGYGPDRLLIGEAYLPIDQLMAYYGADLTGFQLPFNFHLLSTPWEAKALAALIRTYEAALPPGGWPNWVLGNHDRSRVASRLGRGQARVAAMLLLTLRGTPTLYQGDEIGMTDVAIPPDRVQDPWEKNIPGLGLGRDPVRTPIPWDGGPQGGFTTGEPWLPLGPDHDRVNVAAQAADPSSMLALHRALLALRRAEPALSVGRYEPVSAEDDVLVYERRHGSGRFRILLNLSAAERMVDAVPGAAHIRLSTHLDRGGEPVSGALRLRPDEGVVIGFDAMGKGGE from the coding sequence ATGGCGGACAGCTTCGTGGCGGACGGCTTCGCGTGGTGGCAGAGCGGGGTGATCTATCAGATCTACCCGCGCTCCTTCCAGGATTCGAACGGCGACGGGGTGGGGGACCTGCCGGGCATCCTGGCCCGGCTCGACCATCTCCAGACGCTTGGGGTGGACGCGCTTTGGGTGTCCCCGATCTACCCGTCGCCGATGGCCGATTTCGGCTACGACGTGTCGGACTACACGGGCGTCCATCCCCTGTTCGGCACGATGGAGGATTTCGACCGGCTGCTGGCGGAACTGCACCGCCGGGGGATGAAGCTGATCCTGGATTTCGTGCCCAACCACAGCTCCGACCGGCACCCGTGGTTCCAGGCCAGCCGCTCCTCCCGCACCGACCCGAAGCGCGACTGGTACATCTGGCGCGATCCCGCCCCCGATGGGGGACCTCCGAACAACTGGCTGTCGGAGTTCGGCGGAGGCGCCTGGGAATGGGACGCGGCGACCGGCCAATATTATTACCACGCCTATCTGAAGGAGCAACCGGACCTCAACTGGCGCAACCCGGCGCTGCGCGAGGTCATGCTGGACGCGCTGCGCGTCTGGCTGGACCGCGGGGTGGACGGCTTCCGGGTGGACGCCATCCACCATCTGATCAAGGACGCGCAATTCCGCGACAACCCGCCGAACCCCGGCTGGCGGGAGGGCATGTCGCCGGTCCGCCGCCTGATCCGCCTCCACACCGTGGACCAGCCGGAGGTGCACGACGCCATCGCCGCCATGCGCCGCGTGGCGGACGGCTACGGCCCCGACCGGCTGCTGATCGGTGAGGCCTATCTGCCCATCGACCAGCTCATGGCCTATTACGGCGCCGACCTGACGGGCTTCCAGCTTCCCTTCAACTTCCATCTGCTGTCCACCCCGTGGGAGGCCAAGGCGCTGGCCGCGCTGATCCGCACCTACGAGGCCGCCCTGCCGCCCGGCGGCTGGCCGAACTGGGTGCTCGGCAACCACGACCGGTCCCGCGTGGCGAGCCGGCTGGGGAGGGGCCAAGCGCGGGTGGCGGCCATGCTGCTGCTGACCCTGCGCGGCACGCCGACGCTCTACCAGGGCGACGAGATCGGGATGACCGACGTGGCCATCCCGCCCGACCGCGTGCAGGACCCATGGGAAAAAAACATCCCCGGCCTGGGGCTGGGCCGCGACCCGGTGCGCACGCCGATCCCCTGGGACGGCGGTCCGCAGGGCGGCTTCACGACCGGCGAGCCCTGGCTGCCGCTCGGTCCCGATCATGACCGGGTGAATGTGGCGGCGCAGGCGGCCGACCCGTCCTCCATGCTGGCGCTGCACCGCGCCCTGCTGGCTCTGCGGCGGGCGGAGCCGGCCCTGTCGGTCGGGCGCTACGAGCCGGTGTCGGCGGAGGACGACGTCCTGGTCTACGAGCGCCGCCATGGCAGCGGCCGTTTCCGCATCCTGCTGAATCTGTCGGCGGCGGAGCGGATGGTGGACGCGGTGCCCGGCGCTGCCCATATCCGGCTGTCCACCCATCTCGACCGCGGTGGGGAGCCGGTATCCGGCGCCCTCCGCCTGCGGCCCGACGAGGGGGTGGTGATCGGTTTCGACGCAATGGGAAAGGGTGGGGAATGA
- a CDS encoding SDR family NAD(P)-dependent oxidoreductase: protein MDLNGKVALITGAGSGIGKASATLFASAGASVGVLSRTEDEIRKTADEITAAGGKAIPLVADVADSEAVKRAVDRLVQEYERLDIVFANAGINGVWAPIDELTPEEWDRTININLRGTYLTLHHAVPHLKKAGGGSVLVTASINGTRVFSNAGATAYSCTKAAQVAMVQMLALELAKHRIRVNAICPGMIDTEIQDNTQSRNTAEAEEAAEYPDGEIPLTRGKPGSSADVAELALFLASDRSKHITGTPVWIDGAESLLIG from the coding sequence ATGGATCTGAACGGAAAAGTCGCCCTCATCACCGGGGCCGGGTCGGGCATCGGCAAGGCGTCCGCCACCCTGTTCGCCAGCGCCGGGGCGAGCGTCGGCGTCCTCAGCCGCACCGAGGACGAGATCCGCAAGACGGCCGACGAGATCACCGCGGCCGGCGGCAAGGCCATTCCCCTGGTCGCCGACGTCGCCGACAGCGAGGCCGTGAAGCGGGCGGTGGACCGGCTGGTCCAGGAATACGAGCGGCTGGACATCGTCTTCGCCAACGCCGGCATCAACGGCGTCTGGGCGCCCATCGACGAACTGACGCCGGAGGAATGGGACCGCACCATCAACATCAACCTGCGCGGCACCTACCTGACGCTGCACCACGCGGTGCCGCATCTGAAGAAGGCGGGCGGCGGGTCGGTGCTGGTGACCGCCTCGATCAACGGCACGCGGGTGTTCAGCAACGCCGGGGCCACCGCCTATTCCTGCACCAAGGCGGCGCAGGTCGCCATGGTGCAGATGCTGGCGCTGGAGCTGGCCAAGCACCGCATCCGCGTCAACGCCATCTGTCCGGGGATGATCGACACCGAAATCCAGGACAACACCCAGTCGCGCAACACCGCGGAGGCCGAGGAGGCCGCCGAGTATCCCGACGGCGAGATCCCGCTGACCCGCGGCAAGCCGGGCAGCAGCGCCGACGTGGCGGAGCTGGCGCTGTTCCTGGCGTCGGACCGCTCCAAGCACATCACCGGCACACCCGTCTGGATCGACGGCGCCGAGTCGCTGCTGATCGGCTGA
- a CDS encoding DMT family transporter translates to MTAIAINERRAELDGAASATLVLLCLLWGLQQVAIKVAMTGFSPVLQGGLRSLGALALLWAWAALRGMRLFERDGTLWLGLLAGLLFAGEFLLVYAGLSFTTVSRSILFLYTAPFLVSVGAHLLLPGERMRGIQAAGLACAFVGVAVAFADGLRLPSNREMIGDLMVLAAAVLWAATTLVIKGSRLVRASSTKVLFYQLAASGAVMPLASLLMGEAGVTAPGPLALACLAFQIVVVAFASYLAWFWLVARYPAARLSAFTFLTPLFGVLSGALLLGERVSVSLAAAMLLVCAGIWLVNRRGPAAGA, encoded by the coding sequence ATGACCGCCATCGCGATCAACGAACGCCGCGCGGAGCTGGACGGCGCCGCCTCCGCCACGCTGGTCCTGCTCTGCCTGCTCTGGGGCCTGCAGCAGGTCGCCATCAAGGTCGCCATGACCGGCTTCTCGCCGGTGCTCCAGGGCGGGTTGCGCTCGCTGGGCGCGCTGGCGCTGCTGTGGGCCTGGGCGGCGCTGCGCGGCATGCGCCTGTTCGAGCGGGACGGGACCCTTTGGCTGGGCCTGCTGGCCGGGCTGCTGTTCGCCGGCGAGTTCCTGCTGGTCTATGCCGGACTGTCCTTCACGACGGTGTCACGCAGCATCCTGTTTCTCTACACCGCGCCCTTCCTGGTGTCGGTCGGCGCGCATCTGCTGCTGCCGGGGGAGCGGATGCGCGGCATCCAGGCGGCCGGGCTGGCCTGCGCCTTCGTCGGGGTGGCGGTCGCCTTCGCCGACGGGCTGCGCCTGCCGAGCAACCGCGAGATGATCGGCGACCTGATGGTGCTGGCCGCGGCGGTGCTGTGGGCGGCGACCACCCTGGTCATCAAGGGCAGCCGGCTGGTCCGGGCCAGCTCGACCAAGGTGCTGTTCTACCAGCTCGCCGCCTCCGGGGCCGTGATGCCGCTGGCCTCGCTTCTGATGGGCGAGGCGGGGGTGACCGCGCCCGGCCCGCTGGCGCTGGCCTGCCTCGCCTTCCAAATCGTGGTGGTGGCCTTCGCCTCCTACCTCGCCTGGTTCTGGCTGGTCGCCCGCTACCCGGCGGCCCGCCTGTCGGCCTTCACCTTCCTGACGCCGCTGTTCGGCGTGCTGTCCGGCGCCCTGCTGCTGGGCGAGCGGGTCAGCGTGAGCCTCGCCGCGGCGATGCTGCTGGTCTGTGCCGGCATCTGGCTCGTCAACCGCCGCGGACCCGCCGCGGGCGCGTAG
- a CDS encoding DUF1289 domain-containing protein: MSTHDTRNPCTKLCRFDVADRCMGCFRTRAEVKHWKRLPDETKAAINARIAARGGTVSKKDGKRAKKLDKKIRKLEAKLAALRSRRSELEGPLVKAAE; this comes from the coding sequence ATGAGCACGCACGACACCCGCAATCCCTGCACGAAGCTCTGCCGCTTCGACGTGGCGGACCGCTGCATGGGCTGCTTCCGCACCCGCGCGGAGGTGAAGCACTGGAAACGCCTGCCGGACGAGACGAAGGCGGCGATCAACGCCCGCATCGCCGCGCGCGGCGGCACCGTCTCCAAGAAGGACGGCAAGCGCGCGAAGAAGCTCGACAAGAAGATCCGCAAGCTCGAGGCGAAGCTCGCCGCCCTGCGCTCCCGCCGGTCGGAACTGGAGGGACCGCTCGTCAAGGCGGCGGAGTGA
- a CDS encoding FG-GAP-like repeat-containing protein, with amino-acid sequence MATTIAKLSIAATSPSQAEGNSGSTPFTFTVTRTGDTSGNSSVDYRVIGSLLVAGSESEADAADFVGGEFPKGTVTFAAGETSKTITINVAGDADAEVNEGFAVVLIDPVGAITGADNVAHGLILNDDSGSPPPKLSIAATSPSQVEGNSGSTPFTFTVTRSGDTSGNSSVDYRVIGTILAPGSESEADAADFVGGVLPRGTVSFAAGETSKTITINVAGDADAEVNEGFAVVLIDPVGAITGADNVARGLILNDDSGSPPPKLSIAATSPAQVEGNSGSTPFTFTVTRSGDTSGISSVDYRVIGTILAPGSESEANAADFVGGVFPKGTVTFAAGETSKTITINVAGDADAEVNEGFAVVLIDPVGAITGADNVARGLILNDDAMAPRRWRGPDFTGDGTSDILLRNGTTGQLAVWSMANFAASGAVVGAVAPVDWQVQGLGDFDGDGKADLLYRHTGSGDIAVWTMDGASVKSAALVGSSLDPRWSAVATGDFTGDGKTDILWRNSETTEVGLWEMNGTTVTRAAAFGSIPSEWVAVGAADLTGDGKADIVWQNTRTNDTGLWEMDGTTVVRTGLIASNSDANWRIGGLADLDGDGKTDLVWRNQATGQVGLWKMDGFTVTQAKVLDSIPDEWAIAGTGDYDGDGRVDILWRNGLDGTIAAWRSVDQNGAIGADPRVIANAAGWDPVRMAGTLAGAG; translated from the coding sequence ATGGCCACGACCATTGCGAAGCTGTCCATCGCCGCGACCTCGCCATCGCAGGCGGAGGGCAACTCCGGGTCGACGCCATTCACCTTCACGGTGACGCGCACGGGCGACACCTCGGGCAACTCCTCGGTCGACTACCGAGTGATTGGCTCCCTACTCGTGGCCGGCAGCGAAAGCGAAGCCGATGCGGCCGACTTCGTCGGCGGCGAGTTTCCAAAAGGCACGGTGACCTTCGCTGCGGGCGAGACTTCGAAGACGATCACCATCAACGTCGCGGGCGATGCCGATGCCGAGGTCAACGAGGGCTTTGCCGTCGTCCTGATCGACCCGGTCGGCGCGATCACCGGCGCCGATAACGTTGCCCACGGCCTCATCCTCAACGACGACAGCGGCTCACCGCCGCCAAAGCTGTCCATCGCCGCGACCTCGCCATCGCAGGTGGAGGGCAACTCCGGATCGACGCCATTCACCTTCACGGTGACGCGCTCGGGCGACACCTCGGGCAACTCCTCGGTCGACTACCGAGTGATCGGAACCATTCTTGCGCCCGGCAGCGAAAGCGAAGCCGATGCTGCCGACTTCGTCGGCGGCGTTCTTCCGAGGGGCACGGTGAGCTTCGCTGCGGGCGAGACTTCGAAGACGATCACCATCAACGTCGCGGGCGATGCCGATGCCGAGGTCAACGAGGGCTTTGCCGTCGTCCTGATCGACCCGGTCGGTGCGATCACCGGCGCCGATAACGTTGCCCGCGGCCTCATCCTCAACGACGACAGCGGCTCACCGCCGCCAAAGCTGTCCATCGCCGCGACCTCGCCAGCACAGGTGGAGGGCAACTCCGGGTCGACGCCATTCACCTTCACGGTGACGCGCTCGGGCGACACCTCGGGCATCTCCTCGGTCGACTACCGAGTGATCGGAACCATTCTTGCGCCCGGCAGCGAAAGCGAAGCCAACGCGGCCGACTTTGTCGGCGGAGTGTTTCCAAAAGGCACGGTGACCTTCGCCGCGGGCGAGACCTCGAAGACGATCACCATCAACGTCGCGGGCGATGCCGATGCCGAGGTCAACGAGGGCTTTGCCGTCGTCCTGATCGACCCGGTCGGCGCGATCACCGGCGCCGATAACGTTGCCCGCGGCCTCATCCTCAACGACGACGCTATGGCACCGCGCCGCTGGCGGGGGCCGGATTTCACGGGCGACGGGACGTCGGACATTCTCCTGCGGAATGGGACGACGGGCCAGCTCGCGGTGTGGAGCATGGCGAACTTCGCGGCGTCGGGGGCGGTGGTCGGGGCGGTGGCGCCGGTGGACTGGCAGGTTCAGGGGCTGGGCGACTTCGACGGGGACGGCAAGGCCGACCTGCTCTACCGTCACACCGGCAGCGGCGACATCGCGGTGTGGACGATGGACGGGGCGTCGGTGAAGAGCGCCGCGTTGGTGGGGAGCAGCCTGGACCCGCGGTGGAGCGCGGTGGCGACGGGCGACTTCACCGGCGACGGCAAGACCGACATCCTGTGGCGCAACAGCGAGACCACCGAGGTCGGGCTGTGGGAGATGAACGGGACGACGGTGACCCGCGCCGCGGCCTTCGGGTCGATCCCGTCGGAGTGGGTGGCGGTGGGGGCCGCCGACCTGACCGGCGACGGCAAGGCCGACATCGTCTGGCAGAACACCCGGACCAACGACACCGGACTGTGGGAGATGGACGGCACCACGGTGGTGCGCACCGGGCTGATCGCGTCGAACAGCGACGCCAACTGGCGGATCGGCGGTCTGGCCGACCTGGACGGCGACGGCAAAACCGACCTGGTCTGGCGCAACCAGGCCACCGGCCAGGTCGGTCTGTGGAAGATGGACGGCTTCACCGTCACCCAGGCCAAGGTGCTCGACAGCATCCCCGACGAGTGGGCGATCGCCGGCACCGGCGACTATGACGGCGACGGGCGCGTCGACATCCTGTGGCGCAACGGCCTGGACGGCACCATCGCCGCCTGGCGCTCCGTCGATCAGAACGGCGCCATCGGCGCCGACCCCAGGGTCATCGCCAACGCCGCCGGCTGGGACCCCGTCCGCATGGCCGGAACCCTCGCCGGAGCCGGATGA